TGCTTTGGAAAAGCTACTCAGCTCGCCCTTTACAAGCTCGTGTTTTAGCTCAATTGCAACAGCAAAGAAGAAAACTGCAAGAAGGAAATCTGCAACTATGTCATGGGGGGTTATCAGTCCAAAGATGTGGTATTCGCTTACAGCGCTGTGCACGGCATGCCATGTGTCCGGGTCAAGAACATTAGCAAATATAATTGCTAGCGCTGCCGAGCAAAGAAGAAAAATTGCCGAATATCGCTCAGATCTAATAATGCTCATAATCCTATTTCTGTAAAACGTGCGCGATAAAAATGCTGATGCGAAAGACTCGCGGTTGGGCCGCGCTGTCCCTGGTACCTAGAGGCACATACGGGCGAACCGTAAGCATTTTTTGCCGGTGAAGATAACTGAAAAAAACACAATTGGCCAATCTTCATTCCTGGCCACAGTTTTATGGGTAAAGTCGCAACATTACCAAGCTCGAGCGTAATCTGCCCCGAAAATCCGGGATCTATAAAGCCGGCCGTAGAATGTGTTAGTAAACCGAGCCTGCCAAGGGAGCTTTTGCCTTCCAATCGCGCGGCCAGATCATTTGAAAGAGATACCGTTTCACAGGTTGAGCCAAGAATAAACTCGCCTGGGTGCAGCACGAACGCCTGATTCTCGGCAACTTCCACAAGACGCGTTAGCGCTTCTTGTGGCTCTGCCGGGTCTATATAGGCATACGTGTGATTATTGAAAAGCCTAAAATACCTACTGAGTCTGATATCTAAGCTGGCCGGTTGCAACATCTGGGGATCGAATGGATCGATCTGTATCAGCTTGTCTTCCAGTGCGGCTTGTATGTCAACATCTGACAGTAGCATTTTGCCCTCCGGTAGAATTTATGCCACGTGCGAGTGTAGTTCAATGGCAGAACTTCAGCTTCCCAAGCTGACGGCGCGGGTTCGATTCCCGTCACTCGCTCGAGTTAAATTCTATTATGACCGCTTTCACAGTAACTGCGGCTGATTGACTGCGGCTGATTGAATAGTGGAGGTACTTGTCGAGTACAAGATGTTCTGCCTGTGTGTAAGCCGCTGAGGTTACTTGACAAATATCAGGCAAGACGGCAATTTAGCGCACGATACCCGTTTTGCGTCTGAACACAATTTTCGAGGATACCGCAGCTTTGGATGCACTGTTGTTATGAAATTTGTCGCCAGGCGCACCGCTATTCGACCAGAAGTGCCGGCTCCTCAAGAATCGAGGCAACATTCACGAGAAAACGACTTGCGGTGTCACCATCCATTACACGATGGTCAAAACTGCCCCCGATAGTTGCAACGCGCCGAACGGAAATCTCGCCATTAACCACCCAAGGTCTGGGCTTTATGGCTCCAATAAAAACAATGGACGATTCGCCAACATTCAAAATTGGAGTACCCGAATCCACCCCAAAGACCCCAATATTGGTAATTGTTATTGTGCCATTCAGGGTATCCTCGGGCCGAATGCGTGATGACCTTGCATCATCAACCAAACTCTCTATAGCCTTTGCAAGGTCCAGCATTGAGAGGCACTGCGCATTTTTTATATTGGGAACAACAAGACCTCTGTCTGTTGCAACTGCAATTCCCAAATTGACACTCTTATGAAGAAGAATTTCCTGTTCGCTCCAGGTTGAGTTGACAATTGGACTCCGCTTGACAGCCCAGGTAACGGCACGAGACAAGATAAGAAGCGGGGAGATTCTAACCTGTTCATACAGCGGATCTCTTTTTAGGCGATCAACCAGTTCAATTGTGCGGGTCACATCAACATCTACGAATACACTTACATGCGGAACGCTAAATGCGCTGAGCGTAACATTCTGCGCTGTCTGTCGGCGCAGGCCTTTCACAGGAACCCGAGTGGTGGCTTCCTCCTGAGTGGAAGTAGCATTAAGAACATCTCGTCGTGTTATGGTGCCACCAATACCGGTCGGTTTTACACCGTAAAGATCGACACCAAGCTCCTTTGCAAATTTCCTGACCGAAGGCTTAGCGACTGGCCTTTCTAGGGTTTCATCAAGTGAAGGTCTCCCGGTAATATCATCACCTCGCACCCTAGCATTATCCTCACACGGGCCATACCCAACAAGCACATTCCGCCCGAAATCAATCTCACGACCATCCTCTTTCCCGAATGCATCGTGAATATCCTTAGATGAGCCTGTATCGCGGGGATGAGTGTTTTTGGCAGTATCATGCCCGCCATCACGCACATCAGAAACAGGCATCTTTCCGGTCTTCGGTAGCCCGGCAGGCGGGGTTTCGTCTGTGTCGATCAGCATTATCGGCGAGCCCACCTTGACAAGTTCACCCACAGCGACAAGCAGTTTCCTAACTACACCCTTGAAGGGTGACGGGAGCTCAACAAGAGACTTTGCTGTTTCCACCTCAACAACAATCTGATTCACATCAACCGCATCACCCTCGGTAACCCTCAAGGAGACAATTTCGGCCTCGACCAAGCCTTCGCCCGGATCGGTTAAAAGGAAAGTAACTTCTGGCATATTAGGTTCTTCTCATCCTAATGGGACATAACACCCTTAATTGCTGTTAAGACTCTATCAACATCCGGTAAATAGACCTTCTCAAGTTTTGCCGGAGGAAAGGGGGTGTCGTACCCGCTAACACGCGCAACAGGTGCCTCCAGATGGTAAAAGGCCTTTTCTGAAACTGTAGCGGCAATCTCGCTACCCAAACTAACAAAGCCCGGCGACTCTTGCGCTATAACCAATCTTCCGGTTTTCTTGACCGAGGCAAGAATTGTTTCGTAGTCTACGGGAGAAAGAGAACGAAGGTCAATTATCTCAACACTTACATCTCGGGTATGCTCGGCAGCGGCAATAAGAGTGCGCGTGATGCCACCATGACCCAATAGGGTCACATCATTCCCTTTACGTACAATGGAGGCCGCGTGCAAATCCAAATCAGGAGAAGAAAAACTCACTGTTCCCTTATTCCAATACAGGGACAAGGGTTCAAAGAAAATGACGGGGTCCGGGCAACGGATTGCCTGACGTAACATCCAATACGCGTCCGACGGTGTCGAACAATTCACAACTCGCAGACCAGGAGTATGTGCAAAGTAAGCTTCTGGGGCTTCCATATGGTGTTCAACGGCCCCGATATGACCCCCATGTGGAACTCTTATGACTACCGGCATGGGAATTTTGTTTCGAAAGTTTTGCCGAGCAAGCTGGGTTGTTATCTGGTTAAATGCAGGAAAAATAAACCCATTAAATTGGATCTCAAGTACAAGCCTAAACCCCTTGGCAGCCAATCCAATTGCAGTACCGACAATTCCAGACTCAGCAAGCGGGGTGTCAATCACACGATTCTTACCATACTTCTTACACAATCTGTCTGTAACGCGAAAAACCCCACCAAGTGCACCAAGGTCCTCTCCCATAAGCAGCAATTTTGGATCAAGAGCTAACTCGTCATCGAGAGCTAGATTAAGAGCCGAGACCAGTGTCAGATCAGCCTCACGACGGGAATCCACATCGCGATTCCAAGATGGCGTACTCATCGCGATTCCGTGAGGCCAAGGAGGTGGGCGCTCTGTGAAGAAACCAATGGGTGATAAGCGGAATAAACGTTATCAAATATCTTTTTCGTATCAGGCTGGGGGATTGATAAGACGGCATTCCTAAAACCTATAACAGAGAGTTGAATATCTGCGCGGATGCGGTCAAACCAGGTCTTTTCTACCCCAAGACTAAATAGATACCGCTCGAGCCTGATAATCGGGTCAAGGGCCAACCATTCCCTATGTTCATCCTCGCTCCTGTACCTCGTTGGATCATCACTTGTTGTATGAGCGCCAAGGCGATATGTAAAAGCCTCAATCAGATGGGGTCCTTTTCCGGATCGCGCACGGTCCATGTATTCGCGAACCACAGCATAGGCTGCGATAACATCATTGCCGTCAATCCTAATACCCGGAATGCCAAAACCATAACCGCGTTTATAAAGGGGACATGCGGCAGAGGGAACGGATGCAGGTACGGAAATAGCGTATTGGTTATTCTGCAGCATAAATACCTGGGGTGTTTGATATCGCGCGGCAAATACCATTGATTCACTAACATCCCCCTGACTGCTCGCTCCATCACCAAACCACACCATAACCGCTTCGGGATACCCCGAGTTATCATCAGTGCATGACATTTGGCGTTCTAATACGATCCCAATTGCATAACCGGTGGAATGTAGTACCTGTGCACCGATACAAAGGGTGTACCCCCACACCTTATGTTGTCTAACATCCCAATCGTTATTGCTCGCTCCCCTGAATAATTTGGCAATATGCACAAGATCAATCCCCCTGGCATGCATCACGGCATGATCGCGGTAAGAAGGGAAGATCATATCGTTTTCGCTGCACGCATAGGTTGCACCTATTTGTGAGGCCTCTTGTCCATAAACCGGCGGCCAAAGCGCCAGCTCGCCGCGGCGCTGCAGGAGGGCAGCCTCATGGTCAATTTGCCGAACCAGGATAATGTCTCGATAAAACCGCTGAATATCCTCGACATCCAATGACTGTGCA
The sequence above is a segment of the Tropheryma whipplei str. Twist genome. Coding sequences within it:
- the dcd gene encoding dCTP deaminase; translation: MLLSDVDIQAALEDKLIQIDPFDPQMLQPASLDIRLSRYFRLFNNHTYAYIDPAEPQEALTRLVEVAENQAFVLHPGEFILGSTCETVSLSNDLAARLEGKSSLGRLGLLTHSTAGFIDPGFSGQITLELGNVATLPIKLWPGMKIGQLCFFQLSSPAKNAYGSPVCASRYQGQRGPTASLSHQHFYRARFTEIGL
- a CDS encoding dihydrolipoamide acetyltransferase family protein, with amino-acid sequence MPEVTFLLTDPGEGLVEAEIVSLRVTEGDAVDVNQIVVEVETAKSLVELPSPFKGVVRKLLVAVGELVKVGSPIMLIDTDETPPAGLPKTGKMPVSDVRDGGHDTAKNTHPRDTGSSKDIHDAFGKEDGREIDFGRNVLVGYGPCEDNARVRGDDITGRPSLDETLERPVAKPSVRKFAKELGVDLYGVKPTGIGGTITRRDVLNATSTQEEATTRVPVKGLRRQTAQNVTLSAFSVPHVSVFVDVDVTRTIELVDRLKRDPLYEQVRISPLLILSRAVTWAVKRSPIVNSTWSEQEILLHKSVNLGIAVATDRGLVVPNIKNAQCLSMLDLAKAIESLVDDARSSRIRPEDTLNGTITITNIGVFGVDSGTPILNVGESSIVFIGAIKPRPWVVNGEISVRRVATIGGSFDHRVMDGDTASRFLVNVASILEEPALLVE
- a CDS encoding alpha-ketoacid dehydrogenase subunit beta, with translation MSTPSWNRDVDSRREADLTLVSALNLALDDELALDPKLLLMGEDLGALGGVFRVTDRLCKKYGKNRVIDTPLAESGIVGTAIGLAAKGFRLVLEIQFNGFIFPAFNQITTQLARQNFRNKIPMPVVIRVPHGGHIGAVEHHMEAPEAYFAHTPGLRVVNCSTPSDAYWMLRQAIRCPDPVIFFEPLSLYWNKGTVSFSSPDLDLHAASIVRKGNDVTLLGHGGITRTLIAAAEHTRDVSVEIIDLRSLSPVDYETILASVKKTGRLVIAQESPGFVSLGSEIAATVSEKAFYHLEAPVARVSGYDTPFPPAKLEKVYLPDVDRVLTAIKGVMSH
- the pdhA gene encoding pyruvate dehydrogenase (acetyl-transferring) E1 component subunit alpha; the protein is MKDKGYPVVQFLRPDGSFCPSETAEPFLSHAQSLDVEDIQRFYRDIILVRQIDHEAALLQRRGELALWPPVYGQEASQIGATYACSENDMIFPSYRDHAVMHARGIDLVHIAKLFRGASNNDWDVRQHKVWGYTLCIGAQVLHSTGYAIGIVLERQMSCTDDNSGYPEAVMVWFGDGASSQGDVSESMVFAARYQTPQVFMLQNNQYAISVPASVPSAACPLYKRGYGFGIPGIRIDGNDVIAAYAVVREYMDRARSGKGPHLIEAFTYRLGAHTTSDDPTRYRSEDEHREWLALDPIIRLERYLFSLGVEKTWFDRIRADIQLSVIGFRNAVLSIPQPDTKKIFDNVYSAYHPLVSSQSAHLLGLTESR